Within Dysosmobacter sp. Marseille-Q4140, the genomic segment CTGCGCCCCCCGGCGGACCAGCAGCAGCTGCGTGCCGTCATCGAAACGGAACCGCCAGGCCCCATCCAGGTCCGGGAGAAAAAGCGCCTCCAGTTCCCCCTTCCACGCCGCCGATTCCTCCACCCAGGCCTTCGCCATCCGCTCCGCCTGGAAGGGCAGCCACATCCGGTAGTACTTGGCCAGGACAAAGACGGGGTCGCTGCCTCTGCTCCCCCCTTCGCTGACCCACCAGGATTCCCGGGCGGTAAAGTTCTGGATCCGCAGGGCCTCCGGCGTCCGGTTGGCCGGCGCGTCTCCCAGTTCCGACAACGTCAAGCAGGGCACCGGCCGGTCGAAGGTCTCCACCGGCTCCAGGGGATGGGAGGAGGGCTGGAGGATGGAGGCCACACGTGTCAAAATCAACACCGACCAGAACACCACCAGCACCATGGACATGGCCCGGGCCCGGCGGTAGGGCCCCCGGTGGGGCTGGGGCAGGCCCAGCTTCAGCGCCCGGATGTACCGGCGGAATACCCGCTCGGCATAGATGCCCACTGGGATCAGGGCGGCAACGTTCAGCCACTCTACAGCGGTGATCCACCAGGTGGACCAGTGGTCCGCAGCTCTCAGCAGGTGCGGGCCGGAGCAGAAGTCCCAAACCACCAGGGCCAGGATGGCAGCGGCAGCGGCCCACAGCCACCGCATGTTCCTGCGCTCCCGCCGCAGCAGATAGCGGTAGGCGTCGCCCTCGGTCTCCGGGTCCGTGAACAGCTCCGAGGCCGACGGGTCGTCACAGCGCCAGATGTGCCAGCTTTTTCTCACAGTGCAGACGTACTGCCAGCCCAGGTCCGCAAACAGCTCCCGCCGGTGCCGGTCCGGGGCCTTCTCCCGCCGGGCCAGGGGCTCCAGCCGGTAGCGGACCGCTTTCGGCTCCCCCGGCGTGAAATCGCACAGCCATCCGTACCGGTTCAGGAACAGCCCCTGGACCGCCCGGTCCTCCAGCCACGCCTGGACGGCAGGGGTGTCAAAGCCCATGGCAGGGGCCAGAGCGTCCCAGAAGTTCTCTTTCCAACGCTTCAAAAACGGCAGCCAGTCGAAAATCGTTCGCTTCACGGTGGTCCCTCCCCTTCTATTGGAACTTTTCCAGAATGGCGGCATAGTCGTCCAGATGGGCCGAGAGATCGTTGATCCCATCCGCATACACATACAGCACCGTCCGGTCCCGGCAGGCCACCAGGATCGACCGATCCTCCTCCGTCATCAGCGCCAGGCGGTCAAACCCCGGGCGGTCCAGCACCGACCAGGCGCCCCGGGGATTGCTCTTCCGGGCATCCTCCAGCTGCTCGCCATAGAGGGCCCGGGCCAGCGAGGCAAACCGCAGGCGGTCGAAACGGGTATTCACCCGGACCTCTCCGGCGGATTCCGTGATCCGCACATGCTCCGGCGCCAGGAAGCTGCTCTTGGTCTGGGCGAAGCTCCGCTCCGCCCCGCTCCCGGCAGCGGCGTCCAGGGCGGACAAGGACACACAGGGCAGCGGCTCCCCCGGCGCATCCAGGTCGATGCTGCGGGCCGTGACCTTAGGCAGCAGCACCGCCAGCACCAGCATGACGAGAAAGATCCAAGTACCTCCCACCAACAGCGCCGTCCGCCG encodes:
- a CDS encoding DUF2812 domain-containing protein, with translation MKRTIFDWLPFLKRWKENFWDALAPAMGFDTPAVQAWLEDRAVQGLFLNRYGWLCDFTPGEPKAVRYRLEPLARREKAPDRHRRELFADLGWQYVCTVRKSWHIWRCDDPSASELFTDPETEGDAYRYLLRRERRNMRWLWAAAAAILALVVWDFCSGPHLLRAADHWSTWWITAVEWLNVAALIPVGIYAERVFRRYIRALKLGLPQPHRGPYRRARAMSMVLVVFWSVLILTRVASILQPSSHPLEPVETFDRPVPCLTLSELGDAPANRTPEALRIQNFTARESWWVSEGGSRGSDPVFVLAKYYRMWLPFQAERMAKAWVEESAAWKGELEALFLPDLDGAWRFRFDDGTQLLLVRRGAQLMEYQYDGEQDLGGKLDVFAAALARFEETV